One Etheostoma cragini isolate CJK2018 chromosome 18, CSU_Ecrag_1.0, whole genome shotgun sequence DNA window includes the following coding sequences:
- the ccm2 gene encoding cerebral cavernous malformations protein 2 homolog isoform X1 yields the protein MEDDVKKVKKPGIVSPFKRVFLKGEKGRDKKAQEKATERRALHTFSLSQPDHRIDPDILLNDYIEKEVKYLGQLTSIPGYLNPSSRTEVLQLIDNARKSHQLAGQLTSEQDAVVSLSAYNIKLVWRDGEDIILRVPIHDIAAVSYIRDDSLHLVVIKTAQESGGSPCPSSCPDLNKSQTLSSLSESGAVLVEVCCLLVLAVDNKAAAEELCLLLSQVFQIVYTESTIDFLDRAIFDGATTPTRHLSLYSDDSSSKVDVKEAFDAEASTFPFQGSMEAEENSPSASTPASPQTKTASEGELSTTAAELLQDYMTTLRTKLSSQEIQQFATLLHEYRNGSSIHEFCINLRQLYGDSRKFLLLGLRPFIPEKDSQHFENFLETIGVKDGRGIITDSFGRYRRTASSASDSTTNGNGAVGGSAASDEGQEASEGDEWDRMITDISNDIEALGCSMDQEGVTP from the exons ATGGAGGATgatgtgaaaaaagtaaaaaag CCTGGTATCGTGTCTCCGTTCAAGcgagtcttcctgaaaggagaAAAGGGGAGGGACAAGAAGGCCCAGGAGAAGGCCACCGAGCGCAGGGCGCTCCACACCTTCTCACTCTCTCAACCTGACCACCGCATCGACCCTGACATCCTGCTTAATGACTACATTGAAAAGGAAGTCAAA TACTTGGGGCAGCTGACATCAATTCCAGGATACTTGAACCCATCAAGTCGCACAGAAGTGCTGCAGCTCATTGACAATGCAAGG AAGTCCCATCAGTTGGCAGGCCAGCTGACATCCGAGCAGGATGCCGTGGTGAGCCTGTCGGCGTACAACATAAAGCTCGTTTGGCGCGATGGAGAGGACATCATCCTGAGAGTGCCCATCCATGATATTGCTGCTGTCTCCTACATCAGGGATGACTCTTTGCACCTCGTGGTGATCAAAACAG cCCAGGAGTCGGGAGGCTCTCCTTGTCCCAGCTCGTGTCCTGATCTCAACAAGTCTCAGACCCTGAGCTCCTTATCAGAGAGTGGAGCCGTGCTTGTGGAAGTGTGTTGTCTGCTCGTGCTGGCCGTTGATAATAAG gcGGCAGCAGAGGAGCTGTGTCTGTTGCTCAGCCAGGTCTTTCAGATCGTTTACACCGAATCAACCATCGACTTCTTGGACAGAGCCATTTTTGATGGAGCAACTACACCTACCCGACATCTTTCTCTATACAGTG ATGATTCATCAAGCAAAGTGGATGTTAAGGAGGCCTTCGACGCAGAAGCCAGCACATT TCCTTTCCAGGGCTCTATGGAGGCAGAAGAAAACTCCCCCTCAGCATCCACCCCAGCATCCCCTCAGACCAAGACTGCGAGTGAAGGAGAGCTCAGCACCACTGCTGCCGAGCTGCTGCAGGACTACATGACCACA CTGCGGACTAAACTGTCATCACAGGAGATCCAGCAGTTTGCCACCCTGCTCCATGAATACCGTAACGGTTCGTCCATCCATGAGTTCTGCATTAACCTGCGACAACTCTACGGGGACAGCAGGAAGTTTCTGCTACTCG GCCTGCGTCCCTTCATACCAGAGAAGGACAGCCAGCACTTTGAGAATTTCCTGGAGACCATTGGTGTGAAGGACGGCCGAGGCATCATTACAGACAGCTTTGGTCGTTACCGGCGTACAGCCAGCTCCGCCTCCGATTCCACCACCAACGGCAACGGAGCAGTGGGCGGAAGCGCCGCCTCGGACGAAGGACAGGAAGCCTCCGAAGGAGACGAATGGGACCGTATGATCACTGACATCAGTAATGACATTGAAGCTCTCGGCTGCAGTATGGACCAGGAAGGAGTGACACCCTGA
- the ccm2 gene encoding cerebral cavernous malformations protein 2 homolog isoform X2: MENEPGIVSPFKRVFLKGEKGRDKKAQEKATERRALHTFSLSQPDHRIDPDILLNDYIEKEVKYLGQLTSIPGYLNPSSRTEVLQLIDNARKSHQLAGQLTSEQDAVVSLSAYNIKLVWRDGEDIILRVPIHDIAAVSYIRDDSLHLVVIKTAQESGGSPCPSSCPDLNKSQTLSSLSESGAVLVEVCCLLVLAVDNKAAAEELCLLLSQVFQIVYTESTIDFLDRAIFDGATTPTRHLSLYSDDSSSKVDVKEAFDAEASTFPFQGSMEAEENSPSASTPASPQTKTASEGELSTTAAELLQDYMTTLRTKLSSQEIQQFATLLHEYRNGSSIHEFCINLRQLYGDSRKFLLLGLRPFIPEKDSQHFENFLETIGVKDGRGIITDSFGRYRRTASSASDSTTNGNGAVGGSAASDEGQEASEGDEWDRMITDISNDIEALGCSMDQEGVTP, from the exons ATGGAGAACGAG CCTGGTATCGTGTCTCCGTTCAAGcgagtcttcctgaaaggagaAAAGGGGAGGGACAAGAAGGCCCAGGAGAAGGCCACCGAGCGCAGGGCGCTCCACACCTTCTCACTCTCTCAACCTGACCACCGCATCGACCCTGACATCCTGCTTAATGACTACATTGAAAAGGAAGTCAAA TACTTGGGGCAGCTGACATCAATTCCAGGATACTTGAACCCATCAAGTCGCACAGAAGTGCTGCAGCTCATTGACAATGCAAGG AAGTCCCATCAGTTGGCAGGCCAGCTGACATCCGAGCAGGATGCCGTGGTGAGCCTGTCGGCGTACAACATAAAGCTCGTTTGGCGCGATGGAGAGGACATCATCCTGAGAGTGCCCATCCATGATATTGCTGCTGTCTCCTACATCAGGGATGACTCTTTGCACCTCGTGGTGATCAAAACAG cCCAGGAGTCGGGAGGCTCTCCTTGTCCCAGCTCGTGTCCTGATCTCAACAAGTCTCAGACCCTGAGCTCCTTATCAGAGAGTGGAGCCGTGCTTGTGGAAGTGTGTTGTCTGCTCGTGCTGGCCGTTGATAATAAG gcGGCAGCAGAGGAGCTGTGTCTGTTGCTCAGCCAGGTCTTTCAGATCGTTTACACCGAATCAACCATCGACTTCTTGGACAGAGCCATTTTTGATGGAGCAACTACACCTACCCGACATCTTTCTCTATACAGTG ATGATTCATCAAGCAAAGTGGATGTTAAGGAGGCCTTCGACGCAGAAGCCAGCACATT TCCTTTCCAGGGCTCTATGGAGGCAGAAGAAAACTCCCCCTCAGCATCCACCCCAGCATCCCCTCAGACCAAGACTGCGAGTGAAGGAGAGCTCAGCACCACTGCTGCCGAGCTGCTGCAGGACTACATGACCACA CTGCGGACTAAACTGTCATCACAGGAGATCCAGCAGTTTGCCACCCTGCTCCATGAATACCGTAACGGTTCGTCCATCCATGAGTTCTGCATTAACCTGCGACAACTCTACGGGGACAGCAGGAAGTTTCTGCTACTCG GCCTGCGTCCCTTCATACCAGAGAAGGACAGCCAGCACTTTGAGAATTTCCTGGAGACCATTGGTGTGAAGGACGGCCGAGGCATCATTACAGACAGCTTTGGTCGTTACCGGCGTACAGCCAGCTCCGCCTCCGATTCCACCACCAACGGCAACGGAGCAGTGGGCGGAAGCGCCGCCTCGGACGAAGGACAGGAAGCCTCCGAAGGAGACGAATGGGACCGTATGATCACTGACATCAGTAATGACATTGAAGCTCTCGGCTGCAGTATGGACCAGGAAGGAGTGACACCCTGA